The nucleotide window TTCGCGAGCATCCCGCACAACGTGCCGTTCGTGCTGCTGGGCACCGGTCTGCTGTGGTTCGGGTGGCTGGGCTTCAACGCCGGCTCCGCGCTGGCGGCCGGCACCACCGCCGCCTACGCCCTGCTGAACACGAACAGCGCCGCCGCCGCCGCCCTGCTCACGTGGATGCTGTGGGACAGCCGGCGCGGGGGGCGGCCCACCGCGGTCGGCGCGGCCACCGGCGCCGTGGTCGGGCTGGTCGCCATCACGCCCGCGTGCGGCTTTGTCACGCCGCTGGGTGCCCTGCTGATCGGCGCGGTCGCCAGCAGCGTCAGCTACGTGGTGGTCGCCCACAAGCACCGGCTGCTGCCCGACGACGCGCTGGACGTCTTCGCGTGCCACGGCACCGCCGGGATCGTGGGCACACTGCTCACCGGCGTCCTCGCCAGCCCGGTCGTGAACCCGGCCGGCGCCGGCCTGCTCGCCGGCCACGCCGCCCAGGTGGGCATTCAGCTGGTGGGCGTGCTGGCGGCCGCGGCGCTCGCCGGGGGCGGCACCTTCGTCCTGCTCAAAGTCACCGCGCTGATCACGCCGCTGCGCATGACCGAGCGCCAGGAAAGCCAGGGCATCGACCTGACCGCCCACCAGGAAGAGGGCTACCAGGAAGCCGAGAGCCCGCTGGCGGCGCCGGTGTTCGTCGGCGGCGACTGAGCCCGGCGCCGCTCAGGTTCTGGAGTCCGGCGTGCGGTGGCCTGGCCCGGCCGCGACGGCCGGAACGTCCGGGCGTTTCAGCGACGCGGTGGGGCGGTTCAGCACCGTCCCGGTCCGTTTCGCCGTCCAGATGCGCTGCCCGATCAGGACGATCACCAGCAGGGTCGTGCCGGTCAGGCCCAGCAGCACGCGGTGTTCCGGGACCAGCATCACGCCCAGCAGCGTGAAGTACGCGATCATCAGCAGCAGGTACGTGATCAGGCTGTTGCCGCGCTGCGCGCTGAGCAGCACGTCCACGTAGGTGGGGCCGTCCTCCATGCGCTGCGGCAGCGGATAGGCCGGCAGGCGCTGGTTGCGGTGCACGTCGACCACCACGGCCGTGATGTTGTCCGGACCGCCCGCGTCGTTGGCGGCGTTCACCAGCGTCCGGGCGGTGTCCTCGGGCTCCAGCGGCCGCGCCAGCAGTTCCAGCAGCTGACGGTCGAGCACCACGCCGCTCAGGCCGTCGCTGCACAGCAGCAGCCGGTCGCCGGGCTGCACGGGGAACGCGAACAGTTCCAGGCGCAC belongs to Deinococcus metalli and includes:
- a CDS encoding PP2C family protein-serine/threonine phosphatase is translated as MRASATPSMSSGLLTDVGRQRQGGVNQDAALALDLPRGGLYAVADGMGGHAAGELAANLALDALSQHYLETRSSPPIRLAEAVQAANLAVLRHAVGEYVGMGTTLLAALVDRGAVTVAHVGDSRAYLLRGGELYRLTEDHSWVAEQVRLGHMTEQEARDHQWRSVVSNALGGEERVRLELFAFPVQPGDRLLLCSDGLSGVVLDRQLLELLARPLEPEDTARTLVNAANDAGGPDNITAVVVDVHRNQRLPAYPLPQRMEDGPTYVDVLLSAQRGNSLITYLLLMIAYFTLLGVMLVPEHRVLLGLTGTTLLVIVLIGQRIWTAKRTGTVLNRPTASLKRPDVPAVAAGPGHRTPDSRT
- a CDS encoding ammonium transporter, producing the protein MKRVWATLALVGGSAFAQAPAGPNGADTAFVLLCAALVLLMTPGLALFYGGLVRAGSVLNTMMMSFAALGVASVAWVAVGYTLAFGPGGNAVIGGLSQLGLGHMAGTLTGTIPTPLYAIFQILFAAITLAVVSGSVVERMRFPAFVVFGLLWILVVYAPLAHWVWSPDGWLARLGVLDFAGGTVVEVTSGVSGLVAAAMLGPRLGYPRFASIPHNVPFVLLGTGLLWFGWLGFNAGSALAAGTTAAYALLNTNSAAAAALLTWMLWDSRRGGRPTAVGAATGAVVGLVAITPACGFVTPLGALLIGAVASSVSYVVVAHKHRLLPDDALDVFACHGTAGIVGTLLTGVLASPVVNPAGAGLLAGHAAQVGIQLVGVLAAAALAGGGTFVLLKVTALITPLRMTERQESQGIDLTAHQEEGYQEAESPLAAPVFVGGD